The following proteins are encoded in a genomic region of Chelmon rostratus isolate fCheRos1 chromosome 3, fCheRos1.pri, whole genome shotgun sequence:
- the crtac1a gene encoding cartilage acidic protein 1a isoform X2 has protein sequence MWGSGVLLLLVGLWHHQTLAQSSEPMLQVVTQMVLPPDSLHNPTQLNYGMAVTDVDGDGDLEVVVAGYNGPNLVLKYDRTLNRLVNIAIDDSNSPYYALRDRAGNAIGVTACDVDGDGREEIYFLNTNNAFSGRATYSDKLFKFRNGRFEDLLSDELNVRRGVANGMAGRSVACVDRKGTGRYSIYVANYASGNIGPHALLEMDEAASDVTKGIVALSDVAAEAGVNKLTGGRGVVVGPILSQSRSDVFCDNENGPNFLFKNNGDGTFVNVARQAGVEDRYQHGRGVALADFNGDGRTDIVYGNWNGPHRLFLQGSDSKFRNIAAGGFAASSPIRTVIAADFDNDKELDVFFNNIAYRGNAPNRLFRVSRRADADPLIQELNVGDAAEPQGRGTGGTVTDFDGDGQLDLLLAHGESAQQPISVFKVTQGSSNNWLRVIPRTKFGSFARGAKVTAFTSQSGAHIRIIDGGSGYLCEMEPVAHFGLGNDQVTVLEVSWPDGSSITRTLQPGEMNSVVEVAYPQEGETAVLANDTQVRRSDPRHEL, from the exons ATGTGGGGTTCAGGTGTGTTGCTCCTCCTGGTCGGACTCTGGCATCATCAGACCCTCGCCCAGAGCTCTGAGCCCATGCTTCAGGTTGTAACACAGATGGTGCTTCCTCCTGACAGCCTGCACAATCCCACACAACTCAACTATGGGATGGCTGTAACTGATGTGGATGGTGATGGTGACCTGGAGGTGGTTGTGGCAGG GTACAATGGGCCCAACCTGGTGCTGAAGTACGATCGCACTCTAAACAGACTAGTAAACATTGCCATTGATGACAGTAACTCTCCATACTACGCCCTGAGGGACCGAGCAGGAAATGCTATTGGAGTTACTGCCTGTGATGTGGATGGAGATGGACGTGAGGAGATCTACTTCCTCAACACAAACAATGCTTTCTCTG GACGGGCGACTTATTCAGACAAGCTCTTCAAATTTCGGAACGGCCGGTTTGAAGATCTCCTGAGCGACGAGCTCAATGTGCGTCGCGGCGTTGCCAATGGCATGGCAGGACGCTCGGTTGCATGTGTTGACAGAAAG GGAACAGGCCGCTACTCAATCTATGTGGCCAATTATGCCAGTGGCAACATTGGTCCCCACGCTCTCTTAGAAATGGATGAGGCTGCCAGTGATGTGACCAAAGGCATTGTCGCTCTATCGGACGTGGCTGCAGAGGCCGGGGTCAACAAGTTAACAG GTGGGCGGGGTGTGGTGGTCGGACCGATCCTGAGCCAGTCGAGGTCGGATGTGTTCTGTGACAACGAGAACGGACCAAACTTCTTGTTCAAGAATAATGGAGATGGGACTTTTGTAAATGTGGCCAGACAGGCAG GTGTGGAGGACCGGTACCAGCATGGCCGAGGAGTAGCACTGGCTGACTTCAATGGTGATGGAAGGACAGACATCGTCTATGGCAACTGGAATGGTCCACATAGACTTTTCCTGCAGGGCAGCGACTCTAAATTCCGG AACATAGCTGctggaggatttgctgcttccTCACCTATTCGCACAGTCATCGCTGCCGACTTTGACAATGACAAGGAGCTGGACGTGTTTTTCAACAACATCGCTTACAGAGGCAATGCCCCTAACAGGCTTTTCAG ggtgTCAAGGAGAGCTGATGCAGACCCTTTGATCCAGGAGCTGAATGTGGGCGATGCTGCAGAGCCACAGGGGCGAGGAACAG GTGGCACCGTCACAGACTTCGATGGGGACggacagctggacctgctgctggCACATGGAGAGAGTGCCCAACAGCCAATCTCTGTCTTCAAGGTCACacag GGCTCCTCCAACAACTGGCTGCGGGTCATCCCTCGCACCAAGTTTGGCTCTTTTGCCCGAGGAGCCAAAGTGACGGCCTTCACCAGTCAGAGTGGAGCTCACATACGCATCATTGACGGAGGCTCGGGGTACCTGTGTGAGATGGAGCCTGTCGCACACTTTGGTTTAG GAAACGACCAGGTGACGGTACTGGAGGTCTCCTGGCCAGATGGCAGCTCCATCACTCGAACCCTTCAGCCCGGTGAAATGAACTCTGTGGTGGAAGTAGCCTATCCGCAAGAAGGGGAAACGGCTGTACTTGCCAATGACACGCAGGTACGCAGATCGGATCCACGGCATGAATTATGA
- the r3hcc1l gene encoding coiled-coil domain-containing protein R3HCC1L translates to MESEQPKEDCAPAQPTSTPQPQSKRPSQALYVPKQRLHGSKDKAQTEGGVKPRPRPRYTDKARKNAKNKKDKAGAADEGANLGREGGGEIQDGDSKTEVKEERLQDTDVQVNGHSDSTNVDADATSRLEAISLQEEQGEEQSWDTLFNDDGDCLDPHLLDELAVKEGRKKKSIQQPKFDYYNMDRDDEDDIDLTDDELSHIVEIYDFPAEFKTEDLLKLFQCYQQRGFDIKWIDDSHALGLFSSPIAAREALRSKHPLMKLRPLSKSSSATKAKARSCSDYLLPAKERPQTSAALARKLVIGALGVKSNLTKEQREAERRKLQEAREQKRLAAKQKEDAWEGK, encoded by the exons ATGGAGTCGGAACAGCCAAAAGAAGACTGTGCTCCAGCACAGCCAACATCCACACCTCAGCCTCAGTCAAAGAGGCCAAGTCAAGCTCTGTACGTCCCCAAGCAACGACTTCATGGCTCCAAAGACAAAGCTCAGACCGAGGGAGGAGTGAAACCAAGACCCAGGCCTCGCTACACAGACAAGGCAAGGAAAAACGCTAAGAACAAGAAGGACAAGGCTGGAGCAGCAGACGAGGGAGCGAATCTTGGAAGAGAAGGTGGAGGCGAGATACAGGATGGTGACAGCAAGACTGAGGTGAAGGAAGAGCGGTTACAGGATACAGATGTGCAGGTAAATGGGCACTCTGACTCAACCAATGTGGATGCAGATGCTACCTCACGGCTGGAAGCAATATCCCTCCAGGAAGAGCAGGGGGAGGAGCAGAGTTGGGACACCTTGTTCAATGATGATGGAGACTGTCTGGATCCACACCTGCTTGACGAG CTGGCTGTAAAAGAAGGTAGAAAGAAGAAGTCAATCCAGCAGCCCAAGTTTGATTACTACAACATGGACAGAGATGACGAAGATGACATCGACCTCACAGATGACGAGCTCTCTCACATTGTAGAGATCTACGACTTCCCTGCAGAGTTTAAGACGGAGGACCTTCTCAAGTTATTTCAGTGCTACCA acagagaggcttTGACATCAAGTGGATTGATGACTCACATGCCCTGGGCCTCTTCTCAAGCCCCATAGCAG cCCGTGAAGCTTTGAGATCCAAACATCCCCTGATGAAATTGCGACCGCTCTCCAAATCCTCCTCCGCCACAAAGGCCAAAGCCCGTAGCTGCTCAG ACTACCTCCTACCTGCTAAAGAGAGGCCTCAGACGAGTGCAGCGCTGGCTCGCAAGCTTGTGATCGGTGCCCTGGGTGTAAAGAGCAACCTGACAAAGGAGCAGCgcgaggcagaga
- the crtac1a gene encoding cartilage acidic protein 1a isoform X1 yields MWGSGVLLLLVGLWHHQTLAQSSEPMLQVVTQMVLPPDSLHNPTQLNYGMAVTDVDGDGDLEVVVAGYNGPNLVLKYDRTLNRLVNIAIDDSNSPYYALRDRAGNAIGVTACDVDGDGREEIYFLNTNNAFSGRATYSDKLFKFRNGRFEDLLSDELNVRRGVANGMAGRSVACVDRKGTGRYSIYVANYASGNIGPHALLEMDEAASDVTKGIVALSDVAAEAGVNKLTGGRGVVVGPILSQSRSDVFCDNENGPNFLFKNNGDGTFVNVARQAGVEDRYQHGRGVALADFNGDGRTDIVYGNWNGPHRLFLQGSDSKFRNIAAGGFAASSPIRTVIAADFDNDKELDVFFNNIAYRGNAPNRLFRVSRRADADPLIQELNVGDAAEPQGRGTGGTVTDFDGDGQLDLLLAHGESAQQPISVFKVTQGSSNNWLRVIPRTKFGSFARGAKVTAFTSQSGAHIRIIDGGSGYLCEMEPVAHFGLGNDQVTVLEVSWPDGSSITRTLQPGEMNSVVEVAYPQEGETAVLANDTQCGKGFTVQNGRCAGL; encoded by the exons ATGTGGGGTTCAGGTGTGTTGCTCCTCCTGGTCGGACTCTGGCATCATCAGACCCTCGCCCAGAGCTCTGAGCCCATGCTTCAGGTTGTAACACAGATGGTGCTTCCTCCTGACAGCCTGCACAATCCCACACAACTCAACTATGGGATGGCTGTAACTGATGTGGATGGTGATGGTGACCTGGAGGTGGTTGTGGCAGG GTACAATGGGCCCAACCTGGTGCTGAAGTACGATCGCACTCTAAACAGACTAGTAAACATTGCCATTGATGACAGTAACTCTCCATACTACGCCCTGAGGGACCGAGCAGGAAATGCTATTGGAGTTACTGCCTGTGATGTGGATGGAGATGGACGTGAGGAGATCTACTTCCTCAACACAAACAATGCTTTCTCTG GACGGGCGACTTATTCAGACAAGCTCTTCAAATTTCGGAACGGCCGGTTTGAAGATCTCCTGAGCGACGAGCTCAATGTGCGTCGCGGCGTTGCCAATGGCATGGCAGGACGCTCGGTTGCATGTGTTGACAGAAAG GGAACAGGCCGCTACTCAATCTATGTGGCCAATTATGCCAGTGGCAACATTGGTCCCCACGCTCTCTTAGAAATGGATGAGGCTGCCAGTGATGTGACCAAAGGCATTGTCGCTCTATCGGACGTGGCTGCAGAGGCCGGGGTCAACAAGTTAACAG GTGGGCGGGGTGTGGTGGTCGGACCGATCCTGAGCCAGTCGAGGTCGGATGTGTTCTGTGACAACGAGAACGGACCAAACTTCTTGTTCAAGAATAATGGAGATGGGACTTTTGTAAATGTGGCCAGACAGGCAG GTGTGGAGGACCGGTACCAGCATGGCCGAGGAGTAGCACTGGCTGACTTCAATGGTGATGGAAGGACAGACATCGTCTATGGCAACTGGAATGGTCCACATAGACTTTTCCTGCAGGGCAGCGACTCTAAATTCCGG AACATAGCTGctggaggatttgctgcttccTCACCTATTCGCACAGTCATCGCTGCCGACTTTGACAATGACAAGGAGCTGGACGTGTTTTTCAACAACATCGCTTACAGAGGCAATGCCCCTAACAGGCTTTTCAG ggtgTCAAGGAGAGCTGATGCAGACCCTTTGATCCAGGAGCTGAATGTGGGCGATGCTGCAGAGCCACAGGGGCGAGGAACAG GTGGCACCGTCACAGACTTCGATGGGGACggacagctggacctgctgctggCACATGGAGAGAGTGCCCAACAGCCAATCTCTGTCTTCAAGGTCACacag GGCTCCTCCAACAACTGGCTGCGGGTCATCCCTCGCACCAAGTTTGGCTCTTTTGCCCGAGGAGCCAAAGTGACGGCCTTCACCAGTCAGAGTGGAGCTCACATACGCATCATTGACGGAGGCTCGGGGTACCTGTGTGAGATGGAGCCTGTCGCACACTTTGGTTTAG GAAACGACCAGGTGACGGTACTGGAGGTCTCCTGGCCAGATGGCAGCTCCATCACTCGAACCCTTCAGCCCGGTGAAATGAACTCTGTGGTGGAAGTAGCCTATCCGCAAGAAGGGGAAACGGCTGTACTTGCCAATGACACGCAG TGTGGGAAAGGTTTTACTGTCCAGAATGGCCGCTGTGCAG GTCTGTGA